The Neobacillus sp. PS3-34 genome has a window encoding:
- the lepB gene encoding signal peptidase I — protein MTKKKNETFEWVKSILGALVIAFIIRSFFFTPIVVDGESMKPTLQDKDRMVVTKIGEPKRFDIVVFHAPEGKDYIKRVIGLPGDSIEYKNDVLYINGKTYNEPYLEKYKKSLKDGGTLTDSFTLKETAIGSDTVPKDSLFVMGDNRRRSKDSRDIGAIPMEKVIGTTNVVYYPIKDIKMVNN, from the coding sequence ATGACAAAGAAGAAAAATGAAACGTTTGAATGGGTTAAATCAATATTAGGTGCACTTGTTATAGCATTTATTATTCGCTCTTTTTTCTTTACCCCCATTGTTGTTGACGGTGAATCAATGAAACCCACTCTCCAGGACAAGGACCGTATGGTAGTAACCAAAATTGGGGAACCGAAAAGATTTGATATTGTTGTTTTTCACGCCCCAGAAGGTAAGGATTACATAAAACGTGTAATCGGACTCCCAGGTGACAGTATTGAGTATAAAAATGATGTTTTATATATAAATGGGAAGACTTACAACGAGCCTTACTTAGAAAAATACAAGAAATCATTAAAAGATGGAGGAACCTTAACAGACTCTTTCACTTTAAAGGAAACCGCTATAGGTAGTGATACTGTTCCTAAAGATAGTTTGTTTGTAATGGGAGATAACAGAAGGCGAAGCAAAGACAGCCGTGATATTGGAGCGATACCAATGGAAAAGGTAATAGGGACAACAAATGTTGTTTATTATCCAATAAAAGATATTAAAATGGTAAATAACTAA
- a CDS encoding DUF3888 domain-containing protein, with protein sequence MLMKMLATYISEVLDNYYYPKILKDFSPAVDPWKFEVIETRRVNGFRGFILEITFDIELTDGGHHVPVGKDRMTYRISYGPEVKLINHTHLATYKYPQE encoded by the coding sequence ATGCTTATGAAAATGCTTGCTACTTATATTAGCGAAGTTTTGGATAACTATTATTATCCGAAGATTTTAAAGGACTTTTCACCTGCAGTAGATCCATGGAAATTTGAAGTGATTGAAACAAGAAGAGTAAATGGCTTCCGTGGCTTTATATTAGAAATTACATTTGATATTGAGCTTACCGATGGTGGACACCACGTTCCAGTAGGGAAGGATCGAATGACTTATAGAATTTCTTATGGACCTGAGGTGAAATTGATAAATCATACCCACTTAGCTACTTATAAATACCCTCAAGAATAA
- a CDS encoding M56 family metallopeptidase, which produces MVLSALFKEVLLLSLMGSILALGILVIKAIFRQRLSAKLHYYIWILLVLRLIVPIDIQSHISFISFIPIEQKKLDHHFIAEQYVPNIIPNSTIATENTPSIEDSKALADPGILGAILSYDTAAVLWIIGVSSMLLYILCVNILMRAKLKKCSFCEREDLIEILEAEKSKLRVNSKIKIIYSNYSKSPAVYGMIHPKIIIPEELIDKLTLEEFRFVLSHELTHIKNKDLVVNTLLMIVKAIYWFNPLIWYSLNQVKQDCELACDASVISTLKTEEVKKYGLTIINMLRLFSEKRSTTGTLGYASKYNKRRIVMITQFKKSSAICAVLALSLTIMVGFSSTIKPGSSVVSPNENSDINSSTLSVEKTSQDQASQSDITQDKTSNASASNNNTSSLSSNGDTQRKLLSSIMQLAKQGKIINSKFPVKTTVIEDVEKKLGNPDKADWVPNAKGNYAVFSKYNVVFGFNKGSQIFEARSFDEKLNELSLSMVKKVFGTPAYDVKSNGEEIIGYVANSEYKILLVFPMPSNSNPDPVMDHYSVLYPKGTFNNMSNDTGRQW; this is translated from the coding sequence ATGGTTTTATCTGCACTATTTAAAGAAGTCTTATTACTTTCGCTTATGGGGAGTATTTTAGCATTAGGGATACTTGTAATTAAGGCTATTTTTAGACAAAGACTTAGTGCAAAGCTTCATTATTATATTTGGATTTTGCTTGTACTTAGGCTAATAGTGCCAATAGACATTCAAAGTCATATAAGCTTTATAAGTTTTATTCCAATAGAACAGAAGAAACTTGATCATCATTTTATTGCAGAACAATATGTTCCTAACATAATACCAAACAGTACTATCGCAACCGAAAATACACCTTCTATAGAAGATAGTAAAGCATTAGCTGATCCAGGAATTTTAGGCGCTATTTTAAGTTATGATACTGCAGCGGTGTTGTGGATAATTGGTGTTTCGTCAATGTTACTCTATATTTTATGCGTAAATATCTTGATGAGGGCTAAATTGAAAAAGTGTTCATTCTGTGAAAGAGAAGACTTAATTGAAATTTTAGAAGCAGAAAAATCAAAGCTTAGAGTTAATTCAAAGATAAAAATTATTTATAGTAATTATTCGAAATCACCAGCAGTTTACGGGATGATCCATCCTAAAATTATTATTCCAGAGGAGCTTATAGACAAATTAACCCTGGAAGAGTTTAGGTTTGTGTTAAGCCATGAATTAACTCATATTAAGAACAAGGATTTAGTGGTAAACACCTTACTTATGATTGTTAAAGCAATCTATTGGTTCAACCCCTTAATCTGGTATTCACTTAATCAGGTAAAACAAGACTGTGAATTGGCTTGTGATGCGTCTGTCATCAGCACTTTAAAGACAGAAGAAGTCAAAAAATACGGTCTGACAATAATCAATATGCTTAGATTATTCTCAGAAAAAAGGAGTACCACTGGGACATTAGGATATGCAAGTAAATACAATAAACGAAGAATTGTTATGATTACACAATTTAAAAAAAGTTCGGCAATATGTGCAGTATTAGCTCTATCTCTTACAATTATGGTAGGCTTTTCAAGCACCATTAAACCTGGCAGTTCAGTTGTTAGCCCAAATGAAAACAGCGATATCAATAGTTCTACTCTGTCAGTGGAAAAAACATCTCAAGATCAAGCATCACAAAGCGACATAACACAAGACAAAACAAGCAATGCGTCAGCATCGAATAACAATACCTCTTCTTTATCATCTAATGGGGATACTCAGCGAAAACTTCTTTCAAGTATCATGCAATTGGCAAAGCAGGGTAAAATCATCAACTCAAAGTTTCCTGTTAAAACTACTGTTATAGAAGACGTAGAGAAAAAACTAGGAAATCCGGATAAGGCTGATTGGGTACCTAATGCTAAAGGAAATTATGCTGTCTTTTCAAAATACAATGTGGTATTTGGTTTCAACAAAGGGTCACAGATTTTTGAGGCGAGATCCTTTGATGAGAAATTAAATGAATTATCACTTTCTATGGTAAAGAAAGTATTTGGAACTCCGGCATATGATGTGAAAAGTAATGGCGAGGAAATTATTGGGTATGTTGCAAATTCGGAATACAAGATTTTGTTAGTATTTCCTATGCCTTCAAACAGCAATCCGGACCCGGTAATGGACCACTACTCCGTGCTTTACCCTAAGGGGACCTTTAATAATATGTCAAACGATACGGGAAGACAATGGTAA
- a CDS encoding glycine zipper domain-containing protein, whose translation MADKNERNRVDNDASEAVGTGVGAAAGAALGSALGPLGTVAGAVAGGAMGNKVGENANEANDSVSNRED comes from the coding sequence TTGGCTGATAAAAACGAACGTAACCGTGTCGATAATGATGCCAGCGAAGCGGTAGGAACTGGTGTCGGAGCTGCAGCTGGTGCTGCTTTGGGTTCTGCTCTTGGTCCACTTGGTACCGTTGCAGGAGCTGTTGCAGGAGGAGCGATGGGTAACAAAGTCGGCGAAAATGCCAATGAGGCTAATGACAGTGTTTCGAACCGAGAAGATTAG
- a CDS encoding BlaI/MecI/CopY family transcriptional regulator has product MKKADCKITDAEWIVMKVLWEEAPLTSTKIVEAVSSNKNWSPKTIHSLISRLVKKGFLGVDKEKPLYEYYPLVDKRDCILDETRSFIQKVYDGSIHLMLANFIKEEKISEEEIEELERLLNKKNNK; this is encoded by the coding sequence ATGAAGAAAGCAGATTGCAAAATAACTGATGCAGAATGGATTGTAATGAAGGTGTTATGGGAAGAAGCTCCATTAACTTCTACGAAGATAGTAGAGGCAGTAAGTTCTAATAAGAATTGGAGTCCTAAAACAATTCATTCATTAATAAGTAGATTGGTGAAAAAAGGTTTTTTGGGTGTGGATAAGGAGAAGCCTCTTTATGAGTATTATCCTTTGGTAGATAAAAGAGACTGTATATTGGATGAAACAAGATCGTTTATTCAAAAGGTATACGATGGTTCTATCCACCTTATGCTCGCCAATTTTATCAAGGAAGAGAAGATTTCTGAGGAGGAAATAGAAGAACTGGAACGATTGCTTAATAAAAAAAATAACAAGTAA
- a CDS encoding SMI1/KNR4 family protein codes for MFKEFEFNTSTSKQEIEKVEEVLNVNFPPDYIEFMLKTNGGEGTIGESYLKLWEIQELIESNEDYSVPEFAPGLLIIGSDGGGTAYGYDFRQERPKLVEVDFIGMDIENPNYSTDDFFEFMKYLYTY; via the coding sequence TTGTTTAAAGAGTTCGAATTTAATACATCCACTTCTAAACAAGAAATAGAAAAAGTGGAAGAAGTGTTGAATGTAAATTTTCCCCCAGATTATATTGAGTTTATGCTAAAGACAAATGGCGGCGAAGGAACTATTGGAGAAAGTTATTTGAAGTTATGGGAAATTCAAGAATTGATTGAAAGTAATGAGGATTACTCCGTGCCTGAGTTTGCACCTGGTTTATTAATCATAGGTTCCGATGGTGGCGGCACAGCTTATGGTTACGATTTCCGACAAGAAAGGCCTAAATTAGTAGAGGTTGACTTTATCGGAATGGACATTGAAAATCCAAATTATAGTACCGATGATTTCTTCGAGTTTATGAAATATCTCTACACTTATTAG
- a CDS encoding GNAT family N-acetyltransferase — translation MGNTNFLMIKHSRMEGERIILRQVSLDDIDDMYEYTSDEGTTRYIYDQHTDVNQTKKMIANYYMKSPIGMYAIVLKESNKMIGTIEFRIHEWNNSGELGFTLNRHFWGKGYMTEAGKLILELAFHTLGLDRVFAGHDVRNGASEKVLSRLGMTYEGTHRRDQMVKGVLTDTAHYSILKEEYLNSEKKEE, via the coding sequence ATGGGTAATACAAACTTTTTAATGATTAAGCATAGTCGGATGGAAGGGGAGCGTATCATATTACGTCAGGTTTCACTTGATGATATCGATGATATGTATGAGTATACATCTGATGAAGGAACTACACGTTACATTTATGACCAACATACAGATGTTAACCAAACGAAGAAAATGATAGCAAACTATTATATGAAATCACCAATCGGTATGTATGCAATTGTTCTAAAAGAGAGCAACAAAATGATTGGGACGATTGAGTTTAGAATACATGAATGGAATAATAGTGGAGAACTAGGCTTTACATTGAATAGACATTTTTGGGGTAAGGGCTACATGACGGAAGCAGGGAAATTAATACTTGAATTAGCCTTTCATACACTAGGTTTAGACCGAGTGTTTGCGGGACATGATGTTAGGAATGGTGCTTCAGAAAAAGTATTGAGCCGTTTAGGTATGACATATGAAGGTACTCATCGTAGAGACCAAATGGTAAAAGGTGTCCTAACAGATACTGCACATTACTCTATATTAAAAGAGGAATATTTAAATTCTGAAAAAAAGGAAGAATAA
- the ppsA gene encoding phosphoenolpyruvate synthase — translation MGSLVLGFQEMEKTQLLLVGGKGLNLGELSKIQGIQVPEGFCITTAGYQKAIEQNETFQALLDQLTMLKVENRDQIVVISRKIRQIILEVEIPSDVVKAVADYLSQFGDEHAYAVRSSATAEDLPYASFAGQQDTYLNIIGKEAILHHISKCWASLFTDRAVIYRMQNGFDHSQVYLSVIVQRMVFPHASGILFTADPITSNRKLLSIDASFGLGEALVSGLVTADCYKVQEDNIVNKMIASKKLATYALKEGGTETVPIDPDQQKTQTLSDQQILQLALIGRQIEAYFGCPQDIEWCLVDDTFYIVQSRPITTLFPIPEANHQENHVYVSVGHQQMMTDPMKPLGLSFFLLTTPAPMRKAGGRLFVDVTPHLASPVKREMLLSAMEQHDPLMKDALMTVLERGDFIKSISNDEKAPSASRNHTDMLAETENGPTIVTDLIKSTQTSIEELKQNIQTKSGSDLFHFILEDIQELRKILFNPQSSRVFMGAMNASSWINENINKWLGEKNVADTLSQSVPNNITSEMGLALLDVADVIRPYPEVIDYLQHVKDDNFLDELVKFEGGQKTRDAIIAYLNKYGMRCSGEIDLTKTRWSEKPTTLVPMILGNIKNFEPNASNQKFEQGLQEALKKEQEILDRLKQLPDGEQKAKETKRMIDLIRNFIGYREYPKYGMVSRYFVYKQALLKEAEQLVQAGVIHEKEDIFYLTFEELHEVVGTNKLDYQIINKRKDEYKLYEKLTPPRVITSDGEIIAGEYKRENLPAEAIVGLPVSSGVIEGRARVIINMEEADLEDGDILITSFTDPSWTPLFVSIRGLVTEVGGLMTHGAVIAREYGIPAVVGVENATKLIIDGQRIRVHGTDGYIEIL, via the coding sequence ATGGGTTCATTGGTTCTCGGCTTTCAGGAAATGGAAAAAACACAGCTTTTGCTCGTTGGCGGAAAAGGGTTAAATTTAGGGGAATTATCAAAAATTCAAGGAATACAAGTACCTGAAGGATTTTGTATTACAACAGCAGGATATCAAAAAGCCATCGAACAAAACGAAACGTTTCAAGCATTGCTGGATCAACTAACAATGCTAAAAGTAGAGAATCGTGATCAAATTGTTGTAATCAGCAGAAAGATTCGACAAATTATTTTGGAAGTTGAAATTCCTTCCGATGTTGTGAAAGCAGTTGCTGATTATCTCTCCCAATTTGGTGATGAGCATGCTTATGCAGTGCGTTCTAGTGCAACTGCCGAAGATTTACCATATGCCTCTTTTGCTGGTCAACAAGACACCTATTTGAATATTATCGGAAAAGAAGCAATTTTGCACCATATCAGCAAATGTTGGGCTTCCCTTTTTACGGATCGGGCTGTAATCTACCGCATGCAAAACGGATTTGACCACAGTCAAGTTTATTTATCTGTTATCGTTCAAAGGATGGTTTTCCCGCATGCTTCAGGGATATTATTTACCGCTGATCCGATTACATCTAACCGAAAGCTGCTATCAATCGATGCCAGTTTTGGACTTGGTGAAGCACTGGTCTCTGGCTTGGTAACAGCCGATTGTTATAAAGTACAGGAAGATAATATCGTCAATAAGATGATAGCATCCAAAAAATTGGCTACCTATGCACTAAAAGAAGGTGGAACAGAGACCGTGCCGATCGATCCTGATCAGCAAAAGACACAAACACTTTCTGATCAACAGATTTTACAACTAGCACTCATCGGAAGACAGATCGAAGCTTATTTTGGTTGCCCACAAGATATCGAATGGTGTTTAGTTGATGATACATTTTATATCGTCCAGAGTCGCCCAATCACGACGCTTTTCCCAATCCCTGAAGCGAATCATCAAGAAAATCACGTCTATGTATCTGTTGGTCATCAACAAATGATGACAGACCCCATGAAACCATTGGGATTGTCTTTTTTCCTGTTAACGACTCCTGCACCAATGCGTAAAGCTGGTGGAAGGTTGTTTGTTGATGTCACACCTCATCTGGCTTCACCAGTTAAAAGAGAAATGTTATTAAGTGCCATGGAACAACACGATCCTCTCATGAAAGACGCACTTATGACCGTTTTAGAGCGAGGAGATTTTATAAAATCGATATCAAATGATGAAAAAGCACCGAGTGCCAGCAGAAACCATACAGATATGCTGGCAGAAACCGAAAACGGTCCGACAATCGTTACTGATTTGATCAAGAGTACTCAAACATCAATAGAAGAATTAAAACAAAACATTCAAACGAAATCTGGATCGGATTTATTTCATTTTATTCTAGAGGATATCCAGGAATTAAGGAAAATCTTATTTAACCCACAGAGTTCACGTGTATTTATGGGAGCTATGAATGCTTCATCATGGATTAATGAAAACATAAATAAGTGGTTAGGTGAAAAAAACGTAGCAGATACACTTTCTCAATCTGTGCCAAACAATATTACTTCAGAAATGGGTCTCGCACTATTGGATGTCGCAGATGTGATTCGTCCTTATCCTGAAGTAATTGATTATTTACAACATGTAAAAGATGATAACTTCTTGGATGAATTGGTTAAGTTTGAAGGTGGACAAAAAACCCGAGACGCAATAATAGCTTATCTCAACAAATACGGAATGCGATGTAGTGGAGAAATCGATCTTACTAAAACTCGTTGGAGCGAAAAACCAACTACACTTGTCCCCATGATTCTGGGTAACATCAAAAACTTTGAACCTAATGCCAGCAATCAGAAATTTGAGCAAGGACTACAGGAAGCTTTGAAAAAAGAACAAGAGATATTAGATCGATTGAAGCAATTACCGGATGGTGAACAAAAAGCCAAAGAAACAAAACGAATGATCGACCTAATTCGGAATTTCATCGGTTACCGAGAATATCCAAAATACGGCATGGTTAGTCGCTACTTCGTTTATAAGCAGGCTTTACTGAAAGAAGCCGAACAACTCGTACAAGCGGGTGTAATTCATGAAAAAGAAGATATATTCTATCTCACTTTTGAAGAACTTCACGAAGTCGTGGGCACAAATAAACTGGATTACCAAATTATCAACAAACGAAAAGACGAGTACAAATTATATGAAAAACTAACTCCCCCGCGTGTTATCACGTCTGATGGTGAAATCATTGCAGGTGAGTACAAACGAGAAAATCTCCCAGCCGAAGCTATTGTAGGTCTGCCTGTTTCTTCCGGAGTGATAGAAGGACGAGCACGTGTCATCATAAACATGGAAGAGGCTGATCTAGAAGATGGAGATATATTAATCACCTCCTTTACTGACCCTAGCTGGACACCATTGTTTGTATCCATAAGAGGCTTAGTCACCGAAGTTGGTGGACTGATGACACATGGAGCTGTTATCGCACGTGAATATGGCATACCAGCAGTTGTCGGAGTAGAAAATGCTACCAAACTGATAATAGACGGGCAACGAATTCGCGTGCATGGAACAGATGGGTATATCGAAATATTGTAA
- a CDS encoding SMI1/KNR4 family protein: MEFTKGLNKEEIDDIEKIYKINFPPDYRELLMYTLPISNGFVNWRNKSKENIEKITHQMNWPLEGIIFDIEHNGFWVEGWGEKPSDLEDAINIATINYENVPKLIPIYGHRYIPSFPFEKGNPIMSVWQTDIIYYGKNLWDYFSVEFGFKQHHEIDFDNIKKIPFWYDIFMS; encoded by the coding sequence GTGGAATTTACAAAGGGATTAAATAAAGAAGAAATAGATGACATAGAGAAAATATACAAAATTAATTTCCCTCCGGATTATAGAGAATTACTTATGTATACGCTACCAATTTCTAATGGATTTGTTAACTGGAGAAATAAAAGCAAAGAAAATATAGAAAAAATAACTCACCAAATGAACTGGCCATTAGAAGGTATTATTTTTGATATTGAACATAATGGATTTTGGGTTGAAGGTTGGGGAGAAAAGCCTTCCGATTTAGAAGATGCAATTAATATTGCTACAATTAATTATGAAAATGTACCAAAACTGATACCGATTTATGGACATAGATACATACCCTCTTTCCCTTTTGAAAAAGGAAATCCAATTATGTCTGTATGGCAGACGGATATTATTTACTATGGTAAGAATTTATGGGACTATTTTTCAGTTGAATTTGGTTTTAAGCAACATCACGAAATTGATTTTGATAATATAAAGAAAATCCCTTTTTGGTATGACATATTTATGAGTTAA
- the nagZ gene encoding beta-N-acetylhexosaminidase, producing MKRQRKSRNKLLIFTIPLFILALIIGVYYYAIKENSSEKTTQGKEIPIITQPSETKNPGKNTVDSERNSNLEKLVKETFSLSKVGKVPNISFVSGKTEWKEVNQEWGKSEHISETVKGRYEEYVSHHATIGYADQTVNDIRSYDSELQNISLNEIEKTGGQPDAIRYYKDSTVDQMILVYHATASTDVLWVLPVKTEQEPNPKVDHISLFTQIGKKSNQQTQVEKPNQLGNQSISEVISKMSLEDKIGQMILTGISGTTMDANAKKLINQYHVGGIIFYKNNLATPAQTIQLVNQMKAENSSNLPLFLGVDQEGGRVTRLPGGIANFPPNNKIGQVNNPAFSYKVGTLLGHELREFGLNLDFAPVLDITSNPNNPVIGDRSFGNNTEIVSKLGIQTMKGIQSQNVIPTIKHFPGHGDTSVDSHLELPIVNKSLEELKKLELIPFEHAIDDGADVVMVAHILLLQLDNTNPASMSKVVMTDLLRKQLIFKGVIITDDMTMGAITEHFDIGKAAVESVKAGSDIILVGHEYNNVVKIASSLKTAVQNGEISEQRLNESIERIIQLKRKYSINDMNVENPNINEINQSINSLLNNYLH from the coding sequence ATGAAAAGACAAAGAAAATCTCGAAATAAACTACTTATTTTTACGATTCCACTTTTCATTTTAGCCTTAATCATTGGCGTTTATTATTATGCAATCAAAGAAAATAGTAGTGAAAAGACTACTCAAGGGAAAGAAATTCCAATTATTACTCAACCTTCCGAAACTAAAAATCCCGGTAAAAATACAGTGGATTCTGAGCGGAATTCAAATCTTGAGAAATTAGTAAAGGAAACGTTTTCCCTATCTAAGGTAGGCAAGGTTCCGAACATTTCCTTTGTTTCTGGTAAAACAGAATGGAAGGAAGTAAATCAAGAGTGGGGAAAATCAGAACATATTTCGGAAACTGTTAAAGGCAGATATGAGGAATACGTAAGTCATCATGCTACAATCGGCTATGCCGATCAGACTGTTAATGATATACGATCGTATGATTCTGAACTGCAAAATATCTCGTTAAATGAAATTGAGAAAACTGGTGGACAACCCGATGCCATTCGATACTATAAAGATTCAACTGTTGACCAAATGATACTTGTCTATCATGCAACGGCTTCTACTGATGTATTATGGGTTTTACCAGTAAAAACAGAGCAGGAACCAAATCCTAAAGTTGACCATATCTCACTCTTTACACAGATTGGTAAGAAATCAAATCAACAAACACAAGTTGAAAAACCGAATCAATTAGGAAATCAATCCATTTCAGAAGTGATTTCTAAAATGAGTTTAGAAGATAAAATTGGGCAGATGATTCTTACTGGAATTTCCGGGACCACGATGGATGCAAACGCAAAAAAATTAATAAACCAATACCATGTAGGAGGAATTATTTTTTACAAAAATAATCTCGCTACCCCTGCACAAACCATTCAACTTGTGAATCAAATGAAAGCTGAAAATAGTTCGAATTTACCTCTTTTCTTAGGCGTTGACCAAGAGGGTGGGCGTGTGACAAGATTGCCGGGTGGAATTGCTAACTTTCCTCCCAATAATAAGATTGGGCAGGTAAATAATCCCGCGTTTTCTTATAAAGTCGGAACCCTTTTAGGCCATGAATTAAGAGAATTTGGTTTAAATCTCGATTTTGCACCTGTTCTTGATATTACCAGCAATCCAAATAACCCTGTTATCGGGGATCGATCATTTGGGAATAATACGGAAATTGTAAGTAAACTTGGGATTCAAACGATGAAAGGGATTCAGTCGCAAAACGTAATCCCTACTATTAAGCATTTTCCTGGACATGGAGATACATCGGTTGATTCCCATCTGGAACTTCCAATTGTAAATAAGAGTCTTGAAGAACTCAAAAAACTAGAATTAATTCCCTTTGAACATGCAATTGATGATGGAGCTGATGTTGTGATGGTCGCCCATATTTTATTGCTTCAATTAGATAATACGAATCCAGCGTCCATGTCAAAAGTTGTCATGACGGACCTTCTTAGAAAACAACTTATTTTCAAGGGAGTAATCATAACGGACGATATGACAATGGGGGCCATAACAGAACATTTTGATATTGGCAAAGCAGCGGTGGAATCAGTAAAGGCAGGAAGCGATATTATTTTAGTAGGGCATGAATATAATAATGTTGTGAAGATTGCCTCCTCTCTAAAAACAGCAGTTCAAAATGGAGAAATTTCAGAACAAAGATTAAATGAAAGTATCGAAAGAATTATTCAACTAAAAAGGAAATATAGCATTAACGATATGAACGTAGAAAATCCTAACATAAATGAAATAAATCAATCAATCAATAGTCTACTGAATAATTATTTACATTAA
- a CDS encoding M3 family oligoendopeptidase, with the protein MTQDLTQNYYKELIDLQDVDGVEAQIQSLLDVQIESVSDLEKWLQAEKDLMMKIAEAMTGHQVDFYRNTEDADIKSTYLHDQQVIQPLLMKYEAKLNEKVCESPYFNKLDENRYGLMRRFRESKVKLFREENIPLMVKEQELNTKYSEIMGGLTVEWDGEEKPYPFIQSQLDHLDRAVREKAYRAMMSAHRQIKPDMDAIMDELVQLRHQIALNAGFENYRDYMFVVKNREYSIQDCYDFHENVEKHIIPAWNRLANVFKSELGVDTFRPWDNTAKLMKNPPYSDVSDLMDGVSEMLGKTDPYFADRFDYMREHGLIDLGDRKGKSPGGFCTSLPVSGNTFIFANFSPSFFSLIALIHEMGHAVNGYLEFSEQGPSEEYHLRMEIGELYSHGMELLLLDKLDRFYPEEEDFKSAQREELRRAFKMLFGPLSGDLFQHWMYTNPQHTAKERDEKFFEISKRYGLNPVDTSGLEEEIGMSWADTLHYFQVPFYNIEYSMSMLGALQILENYRNNPEQAVVSFKKGASADYNQSIAAVYKETGVSFDFSEPAVKRMGEFLEKVIQDIH; encoded by the coding sequence GTGACACAGGATTTAACTCAGAACTATTATAAAGAATTAATTGATTTACAAGATGTAGATGGGGTCGAAGCTCAAATTCAAAGTTTACTTGATGTTCAAATTGAATCCGTTTCTGACCTAGAAAAATGGTTACAAGCTGAAAAGGATTTAATGATGAAAATCGCGGAGGCAATGACGGGTCACCAAGTCGATTTCTACCGGAACACAGAGGATGCGGATATCAAGTCTACGTATCTACATGACCAGCAAGTCATCCAGCCGCTTTTAATGAAATATGAAGCAAAACTGAATGAGAAAGTCTGTGAGTCTCCTTATTTCAATAAATTAGATGAAAACCGTTATGGCTTAATGCGACGCTTTCGCGAATCCAAGGTGAAACTGTTCAGAGAAGAAAACATTCCATTAATGGTAAAAGAACAAGAGCTTAATACAAAGTATAGTGAAATTATGGGAGGATTAACTGTTGAATGGGATGGCGAAGAAAAGCCTTATCCATTTATCCAATCCCAACTCGATCATCTAGACAGAGCCGTGCGTGAAAAAGCTTATCGCGCAATGATGTCAGCCCACCGTCAAATTAAGCCTGATATGGATGCCATCATGGATGAGCTAGTTCAACTTCGCCATCAAATTGCATTAAATGCAGGCTTTGAAAATTATCGTGATTATATGTTTGTAGTCAAAAATCGTGAATATAGCATCCAAGATTGTTACGACTTTCATGAAAATGTAGAGAAACATATTATCCCAGCTTGGAACCGATTGGCAAATGTCTTTAAGTCTGAGCTTGGTGTCGATACCTTTCGTCCTTGGGATAACACCGCTAAGTTGATGAAAAACCCGCCATACTCCGATGTGTCAGATCTTATGGATGGCGTTTCTGAGATGTTAGGGAAAACCGATCCATACTTTGCAGACCGTTTTGATTACATGAGAGAGCATGGGTTAATAGATCTTGGAGATCGGAAAGGAAAAAGCCCTGGCGGTTTCTGTACCTCCTTACCTGTTTCAGGGAACACCTTTATCTTCGCGAACTTTAGTCCATCCTTTTTCTCTCTTATCGCACTAATTCATGAAATGGGCCATGCCGTGAATGGGTACCTCGAGTTTTCCGAGCAAGGTCCTTCTGAAGAATATCACCTCCGAATGGAAATTGGTGAACTTTATTCTCATGGAATGGAATTGCTCTTATTAGACAAGCTGGATCGTTTTTATCCAGAAGAAGAAGATTTTAAGAGTGCACAGCGAGAAGAGCTGAGACGGGCATTTAAAATGTTATTTGGCCCATTATCAGGCGACCTCTTTCAGCATTGGATGTATACGAATCCTCAACACACGGCCAAAGAGCGTGATGAAAAATTCTTTGAAATCTCAAAACGGTATGGCTTAAACCCTGTCGATACGTCTGGGCTTGAGGAAGAAATTGGGATGAGCTGGGCAGACACCCTTCACTATTTCCAAGTTCCTTTCTATAATATTGAATACTCCATGTCGATGCTTGGTGCATTGCAAATTCTTGAAAATTACCGAAACAACCCAGAGCAAGCCGTCGTATCCTTTAAAAAAGGTGCCAGTGCGGACTACAATCAATCCATCGCAGCGGTTTATAAAGAAACTGGGGTCAGCTTTGATTTTTCAGAGCCAGCCGTTAAGCGAATGGGCGAATTCCTGGAGAAAGTCATTCAAGATATTCATTAA